The sequence below is a genomic window from Nicotiana tomentosiformis chromosome 6, ASM39032v3, whole genome shotgun sequence.
TGATTGAACAAGACGGTCTAGTGCACTCCTTCCCAATCTTTTTACTATTCGGATTCAATTTTGTAATTAACAATTTTCCACATTGCAttcaaaaatagaaaaatcaagAGTTAACATCTAACAGCTTTCTATCCGTGTTAAAAACCTTTTCCAAGCATAATCTGATTAATTGCCAGTTACAAACTTGGATCAGTAAGTACAACCACAGCTCAACTGtttcaagaaaaaaaaatgaacttGGAGAGGCTAATCACATCTTTATATGGGATCAAAAATGCCTCAACTTTATCAAACGGAAAAAAACCCTCAAATTTATATAATCAAAACAATTAAACAGTGTGGCATTCACAACAAACTTTCAAAACAAGAAACACTATGTATTAGTCTCAATATTACATTCACTAGGGATAATCTGACTGAGCTACTAATACTGATGGCTCTCCCAAAAAAGTAGAAACCTGAGAAAAGTAGCTCAGCTCCTTTTTAAGGTCATTACTCATCAGTCTTATGTCCTGTCATACAACACAACATATTCTGGAATGACTAATATTTAGTGTTACAGAAATATCATTatccttttcttaaactccatatTTGTTGTTTCCAGCTATAAAACTCGGATAAGGGGTCCACACCTCTGCCCTTCTCCATTTAATACCAAACTCGAATCATAGCAGGATCAGAACTCGTCAAACACGCCTACCACACACCATGTGTTGTACTATCTTTGCCGTTGAACTAAAGGCCCGGGGCATAGAACGATTATTATCCGCGCTCTAAGCTTTCACCTGACAGCTGAAGCACAACTAAGGATCATCATCATAAGGTACATTTTGGGCTGGTGAAGAAGAGAGTTCCAGAACAAAATTTCCACTGGTTCGAAGCTCAGCCAGCTCAGAAAAATCAGCAAGTTCTTCTTCACATATAATATTTCCTCTCAAATCCAAATGCTCCAGTTTACCTAAACCAATGGCAGAGGAAAAAGGTCAATGAGTTCCAAAATTAACTGACATTAAAGGTACAGAATAATAGAAAACATATATCTCTTCTAGTTTCTCAAAAAAGCATTAGAACCATCAGGCCCCTAGGAACCAAATGAAGACTAAAAAACATCCAAATTAGGAAATTGTTTTATATGGGAGAAATCGCCTGTGAGCCCAACCCCACTTCGTAAAGTATTAGCAGGTTCCAAACTCCGGGGAGTATGGGCCTGCCTCTCCACCCTCCTCGGAAAACCTATATCTCTTCTAGTTTCTCAAAAAAGCATTAGAACCATCAGGCCCCTAGGAACCAAATGAATACTAAAAAACATCCAAATTAGGAAATTGTTTTATATGGGAGAAATCGCCTGTGAGCCCAACCCCACTTCGTAAAGTATTAGCAGGTTCCAAACTCCGGGGAGTATGGGCCTGCCTCTCCACCCTCCTCGGAACTTAAATACCGTACTTTTGTCCACTGCATGATTTGAACCCCTGACGTGCACATACTCACACTAGAGGTGCTGCGTCCTTACAGTTGAACCTAAGAACTTAAAGCTAAAATCAGCTGAAACAAACAACTTCTGAATGAGACTATGCACAAAAGAACACAGTTCACATAATTAAAATCTTCTTTTACGCATCAATTTACTTGCTGATCATATGAATGAGGTGAAAGATTCATGAAATAGCCGATTTCAACGTATTACTTGTGAACTCGACTAAATGTTTTATCCCAAAACTCTTAAACTGTGGTTCACCTACATTAGTCATCATGGTCATTTTTCCAATGGCAGTTTAGAAAATTCACCATTTGCAAGGGAAAACTATCAGCTTGGAACTTGTAGAAACAAAAGTCCTGGGGTGTCGTCTGCCATCAGTTCACACTTTCTCGTTCCATTATTATCAATTAACAAAAAGAAGATATAAGATTGATATGATTTCAATGCTTTACCAGAAAAGCTGTCAATTTCTAGTGGTCACACGTTGTCAGTTCTATTTTGACAAGTTAACTTACGCTACAGAAAGAATCCAAAACGAGCGAAGAAACAGAGCACTAGAAGGTTGTACCTTTTGCAACTTTTACACCGGAGCTCAGGATTGACAAAGATTCTTTGGCCATAAAGTTGTATTTTGCATTTACTGATGAAAGATCTGGGGCATGAGAGAAAAGCTTTGACAGAAATCTTGCAGTTTCAATTCCACCTCGATTCTTGCTGCATAAGTTTAATGAACATTTTACTACTCTCTGTTAAAATTCCATAATCAGAAGTTCAATGGAAACTCCATTTAACCTTATGTTGATGGAGCGGAGCTTTGATTCCTTGACTAACTCTTTGCCTGCTTTCAAGAAGCCAGAAGAACCTAGTCCAATGTCTTCAATATCAAAAGCCTGAATACCTCCGCATAGAAACTTACCTAATGGTGTCCCTATCTCACTACAAAAAGTTAGGCAACGAGAGCGTCAAAAAAATGTTCACATTTTGCAATGGAAGTGTCAAATGAGGATAACAAAGGGAGAAATATGACACAGATGAGGTTCTGGCAGTATGAATAGTGTACTACATTTTGCTGCAATGCTTATGATATAATTTAGAGAGTTAACTTCACAACAAATGGAAAGCTATTAGAACACCAAATAATGAAATGACTTGATATACAGTTCCCAGGACAAAAAGGAAAGATTAGATTTGCAGCAAATTTGCCAGGCAGAGATGGAAGAGATCAAACATGGGAATAAGAAGCAAGCTCGCCTTCCTTTTTGATCCATGACAGCATCACCTTATCAGTCCAGCATTTTAACATGGCATAATATAACCCAAAACGTAGCTTAAAATGTCTCCCCACGTTAGTTGACAGAGTGAAACAGAAAACTCTTAGGAACTTCAAGCACAAAGAAAGCATGTGAAAGGCCAAGTGATAAACCATGAGGCACTCTCCGGGTCATATGTGATTTTTCCCTCGGAAAATATATTCTATTTAGGAGAAGTATTATGAAAATTGAATATAATTTGCAATCATATTTATTTTACCAACCTGCCAAGATAATTGCCTCCAATTGAGAGAAAACTGAGTGGTTTTCTCAAAGCAGAAAGAACTACTAGAAGTTCACAAACTCCAGAGCAAGTAAGCTCACAACTTTCCAACTTCAATTCGACAAGGGAGAAATACCTTTGTGACATCTCTGTGAAGTAGGTACTCAAGCACCTGGAAAAAAAAAATGCGGTTGTGAGATCTTAGCAAGGTGGTCACTGTACACAGAAACTAAATTCAACCAACCTGAATCCATCATCCTCGATAGGGTTGTCACTGAGATCAAGTTGCTCCAGATTAGGAATGTGGACTAGCACATATCTGAGACAATCCACATCGTCCCTCTGTAGATTGCAGTTCCTGAAGTTAGAGAAATAAGTAAACTTTGTATTGTACTAAAGATGACAATACAAATACTACACCTCTCCTGAAGACTCATTAAGTCAGCTTGTGACCAAAATTCCTATGGAACTGTTTATACAACGACAGGTCAGTGTGAATAGAAAAGCCAAAACATACCTTAAATTAAGTTTCTTTAATGACTTTAATGAATTGTATGTCCCAGATAGCTCTGTGATACTTTTGCCCTTCCATTTAAAATGAGAAAGCCATCCCGTAATCTGCAGTGTAAAATCTTCTATAGGTTGATTGATGATTACATCAGTAATTCTGAATACAACAACAGGAGTAAATGTCATTACTCACATTGTTTTCTGAAAGATCCAGAATGGTAATACTAGATGAAGCATCAAGGAGGGTATCAAAAACTATCCTCGCAAAATGTCGATGAAGATGATTGTCTGATAAGCATAATGAAGACAAGGACCTAACAGAAACACGATGCACAATTGTTAGTCTATGGAATCATTGTTTAGGGTTAGAGCTGATAGTATTTAGCATGATGCAAAGAACGAACAAGGAACAGTAATACATAAGTACGCAAATCATTACTATCACATGACCATCTTTGTATCTCTAAAATGATCGATCGTCAATTACAGGCTTAAATAGAATTATCTCCTATTTAGGAATAATATTGGCAGCATGAAATTTGTCACCAACCGAAGAGAAGCTAGGAGTCAAGTGTGAACTCTCTGAAACTGTTACTAAATCCCACATTGTTAGCAAATTCTGCTTGAAAGAAATGAGATTATCATGGACATACACATTAGGGATATTAACCAAAATTTGCCAGAATTACCCAGGAACACATATTGAATTAATAAAAAGTATATATGCATTTTAAGAAAAAGTAAATAGAGGATCTCTGTCATCTAAAACACTATCATTGCACTTGTATTGAGCTTTTTATAAAATTGCAAATTCTTCCAAGAACTAGAAAACTTCCAGAAATATCAGATTCTGTAAGATTACTGTCGCTAGTACCTTTGCAATTTCCTCCAAGCGTTAAACTTCACAAGATCAATACTACACACGCACCATTATTGCCGTAAGACGGAATTCTACCTATGAGCTCACATGACATCCTTGGTTTTATGATAGCATGAATATGAAGATACACCTCACATTAAACAACTCTTTTATTCAAAATACTTAGTAGTAGTTAACTGCTAACTATGAGTATACAGCATAGAACACTTAAATAAATGAGCTGATGGGAACTAAGGTGAAATCCACCATACCTCCCTAATGATATAAAAGATACTAGTCCAGCAGGCAAAGAAGAAATGTTGTTCTCTAGGAAGCTTGATGTCTTGATTGAGAAATGTTGCATTTCAGGTGCTTGAGGACAATGCATGCATAGCAAGTCGCAAATTGCATTAAGAGAAGCCACTGTAAACTTGCAATACATGAATTTAATCGACTTTAGGGATCGATAGTTCTGGTTGATGAGTTTGCATAACCCCTCGACCTGCAAGGTTGAAAACCACGGAAACGAAGTAGTGTAACAGTCAAGTAGTCAACATTTAAGCATAACAAGTTCCGCTCAAGAAGATATAAGAATTCGATACAAAGATATGTTTCCTATTTACTACATATGCCAAATAAAAAAATGCACAAGCACTTGAGATAACATGGCATAAAATCTTAAGAAACCAATATAACTCTATCATGAATCAGATATCATTGTCAGAAATCAATCCTGATGGGGAAAACAGTGTTACAGAGCTGAATCCCTGATCACTGATTATGGATCCACTTCTTTTACAACTCAATATAGTAAaccaaaaatagaaaaagaagtcTGCAGGAGACACCAAAATTGTTCTACTATCAGCATTTGTACCTTTCAGAGCACAGTGACTTGAACATAGGTGCCAACAAAGACATGACCGGATTTAAGATCGCTTTCAAGATAAAGTTGTAACTTGACACAGCCGTCGTTTTGGAacttctctttcctttttcttgttttcttttctGTGCATTCTTGTACtttccgggggggggggggggaattggtTTCCCTAAGTTAGAATATTTCTACCCTTATCATCTCATCAGCACATGGTTTGTATGCCATGCTTAACATAGGATAGTTAATAGGAAATGGAAGGTAAAGAACTAACACATATTGGAACAAATGAGGGAGCTCTGCTTAACGATTTTATACTCAAGTGCAACCTGAAGACCTTAAGAAACAAGCTACATAAAATCAGATGAAAGCTAAGAGCATGTTTCACATATTTAGTTCTGACTTGAATTCCAAAAATAAATTTGCTTCAAAGTATACATTAGGATCTATTGTCAGTGGGGTATTTTGCATCTTATTCCATAAAGTTTTTATCTTTCCTCTTCTTTGTTCTGTTACTTGTGCATTTTGCTCTTTCCTGAAAGCTAACATGCACAACACATAACAAAAACCGCTAAACTTACATGCTCATCAGACTTAATCCACTGTAATTCCAGACTCTCCAACCTTGCATTTCTAAGTAAATGCTGCAACAAAGAAATGTAAGGTGATTATACACACAAACTAAAGGAAGCATTACGTTGTTCTTTTTCTATTTGACGACTAAACTAGGATCGACAATTTTACGCAACAAGTATTATCATTTTGAGGCTTTCTTTTTTCTACACAATATGTACAACTTACACAAATTTCTTCCACACACAGAACATTTGGCAGTCTCAGGTGTCTGCAATCAAAACAAAAGTAATTCAAAAAGGAGCTACGTTTGAGAAAATCAAGAGCGGTAGATGAAACACAATATGTAGCATGAATGCACAAATCATAAGTAATAATGAAGGAACTACATGCACATGATGGCACCAATTTTATCCTTTTAATGTTCAAAATCAATCACTTATTCTGCGCATCCCCTACGCACTATTTCAAAGGGGAAAAGAATGCAGAAAACTGCAGACAAGAGAACCCCAGTTCCAAACTTTGTTATACTTCACAAATGCAGTGTTGAAGATGATGACACATATTAATAGGAACATTTATTTGCATATGGCGTTTAAAGATATTTCTGTCATGAGGCTCGTTGTCCTCTGAATGGTTAAGGCCTGCAGGTTTAAAAACTGAAGTGAAAATACACCTGGCATATGATCCGAATTTTTGGCAGTGATAAGCAAACTTGGAGTAGTCACATGTGATTTTGCCGATGTGTCCCGTATGatcaatataatttaaaattGAATCTGCACAAACAAAAGAAGCCTGTATCAACGAAATGTTACGTTGCTAGTTCAGGGAACTCCTGTTGAACTTTCTTTGCTTGAGCCATAATATTTTCAGAACAGGAGAAGACTTCTGGATAGAAGTACAACCTGTGATACACAATATACAGACAAATAAAGGCATCTACAAATCAACATGAATTTCTTACCGGGAACTTCTATTTCACTAATCTGACCATAAAAAGCTGGGAATAAAGCTATCTCTGCTGCTGTATCCAGGCATCTGTTTCTCAgaaaaatgtgaaattttaaaaTGACAGGTGAAATGAAGCTGTATAATTTTAGTGATAACCACCAataagtagattttgatgttcgTACTTCTGCAAATGTGCTTCCCAGTACATCTGTTGCCAATCATCTGTGGATTCACGCTCTGCTTCTTTTCCTTTTGCTGAGCTGTCAAATGACTTATTCTTGGAATTCTTACTCTGCCGGCCAAGAGCAGGCCACCGTAATTCATAGAGAGTTTTCCACTCTTCCTCAAAATTCAGATATCTGCAGAAACATATTCCAAGTTCCATTCAAAAGAAAAACATCTGCAGATCATGTAAATATGGGCATCCTCTCTCTATACACATTTACTCATGATGTAACATAATCTTTCTTTATGACCGGGAACTAAAGAAAAATTCACTCAATTTCCTATATGAAACTACAAATGCAAACCTTTTACGCTTTCTCTGATTATCAACACCATCAGTCAAAAGCTCATAATCATTCAAGACATCAGATTTCCTGCAACACAAGATTTTCTGGTTAAAATCAGGTAATATTATGCACTTGTGCCACTACATAAAGGTGCGTGTGAAAAACCTAAATAATATCTACCAACTATATCAGTTATAAAGCACCTAAAAATGTTGATCAATTCCCCGTTAACTAGCTTCATCACTCTAAATTCCAAATCACTTTCTCAAACAATCGATGCACCAAAAGTTTCAAACTATACACCATTATTCGTCCTCTTAATTTAGCAGAAGTTGACAAATGGACTTTCAGCAGATTAAAAGAGATTCTAGATTATTGAGAACAGCAATGGAACCAAGATGCAAATGACGTGTACGGCTGATAAGCAGATACGACGTCTTACTAGTAGTATTAGCAGTACTAGATTCTCACAATGTTTAGATAAGTAATCATGTTCATGCAATTGGAAGTACAATGCGGTTAACTACGTCACAGCTGTTTCATATAAAGCTTTACAATGTGGTCAATCCCAAACTAGTCGTCAACTATTCAACTCCATTTAGGCTAGTTTCAATCCAATACTCAACTATTTCTCCGTTAAACAAAATATGGGTTCTCTAATAATAAGGATTCTCTAATGACTCCACCTTTGTGAATTTAGCATCGAATCTAAGCTCATATTGCTGTACTAAAGAAAAAGGAGGAGGGTCGGGGGTACATTGATACCCAATATAAATGAGAAGATTCTGGAAAATAGGGGGAAAACAGAGTTTACGTTCTACGCACTGTCATGTTAAGATGACTTACAACAACAGGTAAGTATCGAGTAGTAACCTGCTATAGCGTGTTAAATTGAACATTTACTAAAGACACATATAATCTTAAAATTTGAGTGTTGAGCTAACAACCTTTCTTGTAACTTTTGCAATGCCAAAGGAGGCAACTGCGGCAACAACTGGTCGAACAACTCCGTGGGAAGTTGATATAAGACTGATGAAAGTTCAACATCATCCCctgaaaacaaaaacaaaaatgctAAGCAATAGCTTTGTATAGTTccataaaaacaaaaaataaaaatacaaatatcaCCTTGAATGAGTTCATCTCTGATTGTGTATATGCATAAGGTGATTAATGATGGAACTTCCCGCATTTTTTCACAACCCTGATATTACTACTCCATAAAGCTGCGATTTTTACAATTGGATTGCAAAAATTCAGAAACAAATGTGAATCTGCACGAAATAACTAAAAAATCTAGGCAAGAATTTACAGTAAAAAGGAAAAGGGCTGTGACTTTAAGGGAAAAACAAAACAAGAATCGAAGTGTATTAAAATGAATAACTCTACAGTATGAGCTGCAGCGTAAGTAGAACTTGCCATATAGAGGGATGCAAGCCGAGAAAAAGAAAAGACCGATGGCTTCAGGCTAATTTCCCGAGTCTTGACCCCCGTGAAGTTTTGGGGTAAATTTCACGGTCATATAATTGTTATATTTTTTTCACCAAAGTTATATATCTATATTTTctcacataaaaattataaaattttcatTAACTCACACAAAATCATAGTAAccgaaaaatataattttctataatattttctcatccacagtttttttttattttcagtctaataaataataactCGATAAAAATTGAAATGACTCAACTTAACCCGATTCAATAcccatatataaaaattaaaataatattaaaagtgAATTCTCCAAAACACGAtacttcatttttttaaaaaaatttcattAATATTGATAGCATTATTGTTTCAAGAGCTCTCTAATTAtccatatattttatttttttatttttttgtcagAACCTCATGCATTCCAAAATAAGATTTTGGGTGAAGGATTCACTttcatattattttactttatatATATGGGTATTGAATTAGGTCGGGttggataatttttattttaagggTAAAAAAATTGATAGGTCGGCCAaggtagaggctgaggtagaaccttaggtggatcttcaggaggaggttctcGTTCAGACTGTtccggttggaccagttcaggccccagaaggatttatagctactctagtgcttcaggacgctctagtccgtttggtgagtcttgtggagggcgtggcccagaatggtacattttcagtggcaccagccgtctcacaggctaggggaggagcacaaactcccactacccccgctccggagcagatggctccccagaatcaggctccagcagccccaccaGTTGGGATAATTCAACCAGTTATTGCGGTCTTGGATTGCGATTTGCAATGATGGAATTTGTTGCTCTAGTGGAAGAACTGTTTCTACGCCATATACCAAAGAGTAAGGAGTTGCTTGTGTAGCAGTTCTGAAGGTTGTCCGGTATGCCCACAAAGCTTCACTAATTTTCTCATGCTAGTCTCTCTTGTTCTTtgcaacaactttcttcaaaaggtTACCAAACGTCTTGTTAAAAGCTTCAGCAAGGCCGTTGGCGAGTGCATTATACATTGAAAACTTATGTTGCTTGAAACCGAACTTCTTACACAAACTCTTCACAATATTGTTGTCAAATGGCATTCAATTATCAGTGATTATGTATCTTGGTATGCCGTACCTAAAAATTATATATGACTTGATAAAATCGACAATAATTTTCTTTTTCACATCCTTGAGTGGAACAACTTCAGCCTATCTAGAGAAGTAGTCAGTAGCGGCCACTATGTACATTTGTCCCTTTGATGACTTTGGAAGTGGTCCAACAACGTCAAGTCCTCATGCAACAAAAGGCCATGAAGCTATAGTTTGATGAAGATGCTCTGGATGTTGGTGGACGTAGTTGGCATGAAATTGACACGCTTGACATCTTTTGGCATGCTCCATGCAATCCTTCACCATTGTCGTCCAGTAGTAGCCCATCCTCTTGATGTGAAAATGGAGCTTGGGACCAGATTGGTGTGCTCCACATGATCCAGAATGTGCTTCCTCCATCGCTTGGTGGGATTCTTCTTTGTCAAGACA
It includes:
- the LOC104096985 gene encoding uncharacterized protein; amino-acid sequence: MREVPSLITLCIYTIRDELIQGDDVELSSVLYQLPTELFDQLLPQLPPLALQKLQERKSDVLNDYELLTDGVDNQRKRKRYLNFEEEWKTLYELRWPALGRQSKNSKNKSFDSSAKGKEAERESTDDWQQMYWEAHLQKCLDTAAEIALFPAFYGQISEIEVPDSILNYIDHTGHIGKITCDYSKFAYHCQKFGSYARHLRLPNVLCVEEICHLLRNARLESLELQWIKSDEHVEGLCKLINQNYRSLKSIKFMYCKFTVASLNAICDLLCMHCPQAPEMQHFSIKTSSFLENNISSLPAGLVSFISLGRSLSSLCLSDNHLHRHFARIVFDTLLDASSSITILDLSENNITGWLSHFKWKGKSITELSGTYNSLKSLKKLNLRNCNLQRDDVDCLRYVLVHIPNLEQLDLSDNPIEDDGFRCLSTYFTEMSQRYFSLVELKLESCELTCSGVCELLVVLSALRKPLSFLSIGGNYLGSEIGTPLGKFLCGGIQAFDIEDIGLGSSGFLKAGKELVKESKLRSINISKNRGGIETARFLSKLFSHAPDLSSVNAKYNFMAKESLSILSSGVKVAKGKLEHLDLRGNIICEEELADFSELAELRTSGNFVLELSSSPAQNVPYDDDP